In a genomic window of Sinorhizobium meliloti:
- a CDS encoding beta-galactosidase: MHMPLTSPNRFNSDFRTPDRLELGVCYYPEQWPREKWAEDAGRMVELGLSWVRIGEFAWAKIEPRSGEFHWEWLDEAIDVLGKAGLKVILGTPTAAPPKWLVDRYPDILPVDATGAVRKFGARRHYCFSSRRYRSEAARITEAMARRYGEHIYVHAWQTDNEYGDHDTIYSYSAEAVRAFRLWLAERYGSIEELNRAWGTSFWSMNYNSFEEIDLPNSLVEEPSPTHGVDFIRFSSDQVKSFNKAQVDIIRAHSPGRPVTHNFMSQNTDFDHYSVGEDIDIASWDVYPMGGLLNGRLAAKDKEHYLRVGDPDQPAFNHDLYRAVGRGRVWVMEQQPGPVNWAAHNQSPADGMVRLWTWLAYAHGVDMVSYFRWRQAPFAQEQFHAGLLLPNSEADQGYLEVAEVVAEMKRLPEGEVRGKAQVAILLDYESRWATRVLPQGRSYSASAVALDWYSTAARLGVDVDFIGQHSDLDGYKLILAPDLVIAEEAFVERLARADAKVVFGARSGSKTKDMHIPEGLPPGPLAKLIDISVSRVESLPEFHSETVLYGNEAYQAGGWRETVRTNETVLASFDGEYRNGAPALVGNDKARYLAVAANGALLDKVIGDALGWAGLESLPDLGDLRVTRRGNLRFAFNFGRTSAEVPAGPSAEFYLGGRTLKPVDVAIWRE; this comes from the coding sequence TTGCACATGCCGCTGACGAGCCCCAATCGCTTCAACTCCGACTTTCGGACGCCTGACAGGCTCGAACTCGGCGTGTGCTACTATCCCGAACAATGGCCGCGCGAAAAATGGGCGGAAGACGCCGGGCGGATGGTCGAGCTCGGCCTCTCCTGGGTTCGCATCGGCGAATTCGCCTGGGCGAAGATAGAGCCGCGGTCGGGCGAATTTCATTGGGAATGGCTGGACGAAGCGATCGACGTTCTGGGCAAGGCCGGCCTCAAGGTCATCCTCGGCACGCCGACGGCGGCCCCGCCGAAATGGCTCGTGGACCGCTATCCCGACATTCTGCCGGTGGACGCGACGGGGGCGGTCCGCAAATTCGGCGCGCGACGCCACTATTGCTTCTCGAGCCGGCGCTACCGCTCCGAGGCGGCGCGCATCACCGAGGCGATGGCGCGCCGCTATGGCGAACACATCTATGTCCATGCCTGGCAGACGGACAATGAATATGGCGACCACGACACGATCTACAGCTATTCCGCCGAAGCGGTCAGGGCGTTCCGCCTGTGGCTGGCCGAACGCTACGGCTCGATCGAGGAACTGAACCGCGCCTGGGGCACCTCGTTCTGGTCGATGAACTACAACAGCTTTGAGGAAATCGACCTGCCGAACAGCCTGGTGGAGGAGCCGAGCCCGACCCACGGCGTTGATTTCATCCGCTTCTCTTCCGATCAGGTAAAGAGCTTCAACAAGGCCCAGGTCGACATTATCCGGGCGCATTCCCCCGGCCGTCCGGTGACGCACAACTTCATGTCGCAGAATACCGATTTCGACCATTACTCCGTCGGCGAGGACATCGACATTGCCTCCTGGGACGTCTACCCGATGGGCGGCCTGCTCAACGGGCGGCTCGCAGCGAAGGACAAGGAGCATTATCTCCGGGTGGGGGATCCCGACCAGCCGGCCTTCAACCACGACCTCTACCGCGCCGTCGGCCGCGGCCGCGTCTGGGTCATGGAGCAGCAGCCGGGGCCCGTGAACTGGGCGGCGCACAACCAGTCGCCGGCCGACGGGATGGTTCGGCTCTGGACCTGGCTCGCCTATGCCCATGGGGTCGACATGGTCTCCTATTTTCGCTGGCGCCAGGCGCCTTTCGCGCAGGAACAGTTTCACGCAGGCCTCCTTCTTCCAAACAGCGAGGCGGATCAGGGCTATCTTGAAGTCGCCGAAGTCGTCGCGGAAATGAAGCGCCTGCCCGAGGGAGAGGTGCGTGGCAAGGCGCAAGTCGCGATCCTTCTCGACTACGAATCGCGCTGGGCGACACGCGTCCTGCCGCAGGGGCGGAGCTATTCCGCTTCGGCGGTTGCGCTCGATTGGTATTCGACAGCGGCGCGTCTGGGCGTCGATGTGGATTTCATAGGCCAGCACTCGGACCTCGACGGATACAAGCTGATCCTTGCGCCGGACCTCGTCATTGCCGAGGAGGCTTTCGTCGAGCGGCTCGCGCGAGCGGACGCCAAGGTGGTCTTCGGCGCGCGCAGCGGCAGCAAGACGAAGGACATGCACATCCCTGAGGGACTGCCGCCGGGACCGCTGGCGAAGCTCATCGATATCAGCGTCTCGCGGGTTGAATCGTTGCCGGAGTTTCATAGCGAGACCGTTCTCTACGGCAACGAGGCTTATCAGGCGGGCGGCTGGCGCGAGACGGTCAGGACGAACGAGACCGTTCTCGCAAGCTTCGACGGGGAGTATCGTAACGGCGCTCCGGCGCTCGTCGGCAACGACAAGGCACGCTATCTGGCCGTTGCGGCCAACGGCGCATTGCTCGACAAGGTGATCGGCGACGCGCTCGGCTGGGCTGGACTGGAAAGCCTGCCCGACCTCGGCGATCTTCGCGTGACGCGCCGCGGCAATCTCCGTTTCGCCTTCAATTTCGGCCGGACCTCCGCGGAGGTGCCCGCAGGGCCGTCGGCCGAGTTCTACCTGGGCGGCCGCACGCTGAAACCCGTCGATGTTGCGATCTGGAGGGAATGA
- a CDS encoding serine hydrolase, with translation MTMLVVTFLALFGFHSAAAAQDQSVTTLLTALATREELKPLKTVVVARDGETIAEKGYRDHTPSESTNIKSASKSIVSALVGIAIDKGLLDGPEQKIAPLLKEDLPSQADPRINDITIGNLLSMQAGLGRMSGPNYGRWVSSRNWVRFALAQPFDDEPGGRMLYSTASTHLLSAILTKVGGKSTLALAREWLGPVEGFRIGAWERDPQGIYLGGNQMAMSARSLLAFGELYRNRGRTADGRQVVPADWVELSWQPRTASRFTGDGYGYGWFTRRIGDEDVYYAWGYGGQMLYIVPSLDLTVVMTSDESGPSARNGYRDALHGVLAEIISIAKAD, from the coding sequence ATGACTATGCTCGTTGTTACGTTCCTTGCGCTCTTCGGTTTCCACTCGGCGGCAGCCGCGCAGGATCAGTCCGTCACCACCTTGCTGACGGCCCTGGCGACCAGAGAAGAGTTGAAACCGCTGAAGACCGTGGTCGTTGCCAGGGACGGGGAGACAATTGCCGAGAAGGGTTATCGCGACCACACGCCCTCGGAGTCGACCAACATCAAGTCGGCGTCGAAATCGATCGTATCCGCACTTGTGGGCATCGCGATCGACAAGGGTCTGCTCGACGGCCCGGAGCAGAAGATCGCGCCGCTCCTGAAGGAAGACCTCCCGTCGCAGGCTGACCCCCGGATCAACGACATCACCATCGGCAACCTGCTTTCGATGCAAGCGGGACTGGGGCGCATGTCAGGACCGAATTACGGCCGCTGGGTGTCGAGCCGCAACTGGGTTCGTTTCGCACTGGCACAGCCCTTCGACGACGAGCCCGGAGGGCGGATGCTTTATTCGACCGCCTCGACCCATCTGCTCTCGGCAATACTGACCAAAGTCGGCGGCAAGTCGACACTGGCGCTTGCGCGCGAATGGCTCGGTCCGGTCGAGGGTTTCCGGATCGGCGCCTGGGAGCGGGATCCCCAGGGCATCTATCTCGGCGGCAACCAGATGGCGATGAGCGCGCGATCGCTCCTTGCCTTCGGTGAGCTCTATCGCAACCGCGGCCGCACCGCGGACGGACGGCAGGTCGTCCCGGCCGATTGGGTGGAGCTTTCCTGGCAGCCGCGCACGGCCTCCCGTTTTACCGGCGACGGCTACGGATATGGCTGGTTCACGCGCCGAATCGGCGACGAGGATGTGTATTACGCTTGGGGCTATGGCGGCCAGATGCTCTACATAGTGCCGTCCCTGGACCTGACGGTGGTCATGACGTCGGATGAAAGCGGCCCCTCGGCACGCAACGGCTATCGCGACGCTCTGCACGGGGTTCTGGCGGAGATCATCTCCATCGCCAAAGCGGATTGA
- a CDS encoding peroxiredoxin: MSLRINDTAPDFTAETTQGTINFHEWIGDGWAVLFSHPKNFTPVCTTELGAMAGIEPEFRKRGVKIIGISVDPVESHTKWKNDIKVATGFEVDYPLIGDRDLKVAKLYDMLPAGAGETSEGRTPADNATVRSVYVIGPDKKIKLILTYPMTTGRNFNEILRAIDSIQLTAKHQVATPANWQQGEDVIITAAVSNEDAVQRFGSFDTVLPYLRKTKQPTA; the protein is encoded by the coding sequence ATGAGTCTGCGCATCAACGATACCGCCCCTGATTTCACCGCCGAGACAACGCAGGGCACGATCAATTTCCATGAATGGATCGGCGACGGCTGGGCTGTCCTTTTCTCCCATCCGAAGAACTTTACTCCCGTCTGCACCACGGAACTCGGCGCCATGGCCGGCATCGAGCCGGAGTTCCGCAAGCGCGGCGTCAAGATCATCGGCATTTCGGTCGACCCGGTCGAAAGTCACACCAAGTGGAAGAACGACATCAAGGTCGCGACCGGCTTCGAGGTCGACTACCCGCTGATCGGCGACCGCGATCTGAAGGTGGCAAAGCTCTACGACATGCTGCCGGCCGGCGCCGGAGAGACGTCCGAGGGCCGGACGCCTGCGGATAACGCCACCGTGCGTTCGGTCTACGTCATCGGCCCCGACAAGAAGATCAAGCTGATCCTCACCTATCCGATGACCACCGGCCGCAACTTCAACGAGATCCTGCGCGCCATCGACTCGATCCAGCTCACCGCCAAGCATCAGGTGGCAACACCCGCGAACTGGCAGCAGGGCGAGGACGTCATCATCACGGCCGCCGTCTCCAACGAGGACGCCGTGCAGCGTTTCGGGTCGTTCGACACCGTGCTTCCCTATCTCCGGAAGACGAAGCAGCCAACGGCCTAA
- the thiD gene encoding bifunctional hydroxymethylpyrimidine kinase/phosphomethylpyrimidine kinase, with protein sequence MTAIALTIAGSDSGGGAGIQADLKTFSALGVYGASVITAITAQNTRGVTAVEDVSAEIVSAQMDAVFSDLDVKAVKIGMVSRRETIAAIADGLRRSGKRAVVDPVMVATSGDALLRPDAVTALIEELLPLALVATPNLAEAALMTGRAIAEDEAEMARQAEAIMRTGAYAVLVKGGHLKGQEATDLFFDGDTLVRLPAARIETRNDHGTGCTLSAAIAAGLAKGLPLVEAVSAAKSYLHAAISAADRLEIGQGRGPVHHFHRWWED encoded by the coding sequence ATGACGGCGATTGCTCTCACCATCGCCGGCTCGGACTCCGGCGGCGGCGCCGGTATTCAGGCGGACCTCAAGACGTTTTCAGCGCTCGGCGTTTACGGCGCCAGCGTCATCACTGCGATCACGGCCCAGAACACCAGGGGTGTGACGGCCGTCGAGGATGTCTCCGCTGAAATCGTGTCGGCGCAGATGGACGCCGTCTTCTCCGATCTCGACGTGAAGGCCGTCAAGATCGGCATGGTCTCGCGTCGGGAAACGATCGCCGCCATTGCCGATGGATTGCGCCGGTCCGGAAAACGGGCGGTCGTGGATCCGGTCATGGTTGCGACCTCCGGCGACGCGTTGCTTCGGCCGGATGCCGTTACGGCGCTCATCGAAGAGCTGTTGCCGCTGGCGCTCGTCGCCACGCCCAATCTTGCCGAGGCCGCGCTCATGACCGGGCGCGCAATCGCCGAGGATGAGGCGGAGATGGCGCGCCAGGCGGAAGCGATCATGCGGACCGGCGCATATGCGGTTCTGGTCAAGGGCGGGCACCTGAAGGGCCAGGAGGCCACAGACCTCTTCTTCGACGGCGACACTCTTGTCCGCCTTCCCGCCGCGCGGATCGAGACGCGCAACGACCACGGCACCGGCTGCACCCTGTCGGCAGCCATTGCCGCCGGCCTTGCGAAAGGCTTGCCGCTGGTCGAAGCGGTGAGTGCCGCTAAGTCCTATCTGCATGCCGCAATCTCCGCGGCCGACCGCCTGGAGATAGGTCAGGGGCGCGGCCCGGTCCATCATTTCCACCGGTGGTGGGAAGATTGA
- the exoP gene encoding succinoglycan biosynthesis transport protein ExoP produces the protein MNRTAPMKQRSVPLSSIMPSEEQSDGFIDLDRLVAAVFRRARLVAAFVLLFIALGVAYLLFATPYYTSMTQILLDENLSKYAEEEPTPVNSQMLDTQIASAVEILKSGELALRVVDKLKLDENDTILNPPQSPVAVVKDWLKSATGLFSGGPDVTEEQARNGRRQKAAAIIQQSLAVERVSRSSVVAVAFRSSDPLLAATIARGYASAYLTDQLNANFEATERASVWLQERLTDLQQRSQAAALEVAHFRAENGLTAARGELMSEQQMADLNSQLIVAQADTASASARYNQYKSIVDQGPENAVKNATISSKEGDNSVIRDLRTRYLTVGKREREVSDNFGADHPQAVSLRAEQEDVARQIYQELQQLTASYKNEYEVAQSREASLRKSIQGIAGKTSDASEQLVQLRELEQKAAALKTLYESYLGRYEQATQQQSFPIAKARVISEAGVPVSPSSPKKTMTLALSAVLGMMVGGAYAAFLEFRERTFRLEGDIRSILGHRSLGYVPLLGTRMKKKAQLVHAHFGSVKRHDDAVDDTMPFQRLSRIVVDAPRSTFAETFRNAKLACDQMLAGSESRVIAIASALPDEGKSIIAANFAALLAASGKRTLLIDADIRKPGLTQMITPAPRTGLVETLTGEATWPAGIKVDQRTKLAILPAGGASHQRHQSNELLASPAMANLIENARNAFDYVVVDLAALAPVVDAKAFAPLADGILFVVEWGRTPSRLVRDLLNSEPLINSKVLGVILNKTDMNELGKYSDFDGAEKYRHRYGKYYVENTITENNAA, from the coding sequence ATGAACAGAACGGCCCCCATGAAACAAAGAAGCGTTCCATTGAGCAGCATCATGCCCAGCGAAGAACAGTCAGACGGCTTTATCGACCTCGACCGGCTTGTCGCCGCAGTCTTTCGTCGTGCCCGGCTCGTGGCCGCATTCGTCCTGCTCTTCATTGCGCTGGGGGTCGCTTATCTCCTGTTTGCCACCCCCTATTACACGTCGATGACGCAGATCCTTCTCGACGAAAACCTGTCCAAATATGCCGAGGAGGAGCCTACCCCGGTAAACAGCCAGATGCTCGACACGCAGATTGCGAGTGCGGTCGAGATCCTGAAGTCCGGCGAACTCGCATTGCGCGTCGTCGACAAGCTCAAACTCGACGAAAACGATACGATACTCAATCCGCCGCAGTCGCCCGTTGCTGTCGTCAAGGACTGGTTGAAATCGGCAACCGGGCTTTTTTCCGGCGGTCCCGACGTTACGGAAGAACAGGCGCGCAACGGACGACGGCAGAAGGCAGCCGCGATCATACAGCAATCGCTCGCGGTCGAGCGTGTTTCGCGCAGCTCGGTCGTGGCCGTTGCCTTTCGCTCAAGCGACCCCTTGCTTGCGGCGACCATCGCGCGCGGTTACGCAAGTGCCTATCTGACAGATCAGCTGAACGCCAATTTCGAGGCGACCGAGCGCGCTTCCGTCTGGCTGCAGGAACGGCTTACGGATCTTCAGCAGCGCTCGCAGGCCGCCGCGCTCGAAGTCGCGCATTTCAGGGCCGAGAACGGTCTGACGGCTGCGCGGGGCGAGTTGATGTCCGAGCAGCAGATGGCCGATCTCAACAGCCAGCTCATCGTCGCCCAGGCCGATACGGCAAGTGCGTCGGCCCGTTACAACCAGTACAAGTCGATCGTCGACCAGGGTCCGGAGAACGCGGTCAAGAACGCCACCATTTCCTCAAAGGAGGGTGACAATTCGGTGATCCGTGACCTTAGGACCCGCTATCTCACCGTCGGCAAGCGTGAGCGGGAAGTCTCGGATAATTTCGGCGCCGACCACCCGCAGGCGGTATCGCTCCGCGCCGAGCAGGAGGATGTCGCGCGGCAGATCTACCAGGAACTGCAGCAACTCACTGCAAGCTACAAGAACGAATACGAGGTCGCGCAATCGCGCGAGGCATCGCTCAGGAAGAGCATCCAGGGCATTGCCGGCAAGACCTCCGACGCCAGCGAGCAACTCGTTCAATTAAGGGAGCTCGAACAGAAGGCAGCGGCTCTGAAGACGCTCTACGAATCCTATCTCGGCCGCTACGAACAGGCGACGCAGCAGCAATCCTTCCCGATCGCCAAGGCGCGCGTCATCTCCGAGGCCGGCGTGCCCGTGTCACCGTCGAGCCCCAAGAAAACGATGACTCTCGCTCTCTCGGCCGTACTCGGCATGATGGTCGGCGGGGCTTACGCGGCCTTCCTCGAATTCCGCGAACGGACTTTCCGCCTGGAAGGCGACATACGCTCGATCCTCGGCCATCGCTCGCTCGGCTACGTCCCGCTGCTCGGAACGCGCATGAAGAAGAAGGCACAACTGGTCCATGCGCATTTCGGCTCGGTGAAAAGACATGACGACGCTGTCGACGACACGATGCCGTTCCAACGACTTTCGCGCATTGTCGTCGATGCGCCGCGTTCGACCTTCGCGGAGACGTTCCGCAACGCCAAGCTTGCCTGCGACCAGATGCTCGCCGGCAGCGAAAGCCGCGTGATCGCCATTGCATCGGCCCTTCCGGACGAGGGAAAGTCGATCATTGCCGCGAACTTCGCCGCACTTCTGGCGGCGAGCGGCAAGCGGACCCTGCTCATCGATGCCGATATACGCAAGCCGGGACTGACTCAGATGATCACGCCCGCCCCGCGCACCGGGCTCGTCGAAACGCTGACCGGAGAAGCCACCTGGCCCGCCGGAATCAAGGTGGACCAGCGCACCAAGCTCGCAATCCTTCCGGCCGGCGGCGCATCGCATCAGCGGCATCAGAGCAATGAACTGCTCGCCTCCCCGGCCATGGCGAACCTCATCGAGAACGCCCGCAACGCCTTCGACTACGTCGTCGTCGATCTTGCCGCACTCGCCCCCGTCGTCGACGCCAAGGCTTTCGCGCCGCTTGCCGACGGTATTCTCTTCGTGGTCGAGTGGGGAAGGACGCCTTCGCGGCTCGTACGCGATCTGCTCAACTCGGAACCATTGATCAACTCGAAGGTGCTTGGCGTCATCCTCAACAAGACGGACATGAACGAACTCGGCAAATACAGCGACTTCGACGGGGCGGAGAAATACCGCCACCGTTACGGCAAATATTACGTCGAGAATACGATTACCGAAAACAACGCCGCTTGA
- a CDS encoding UTP--glucose-1-phosphate uridylyltransferase, translating into MDRVRTVRKAVIPVAGNGTRFLPATKAVPKEMLTIVDRPVVQYAVDEARQAGIEHIVFVTSRNKQVIEDHFDDAPELISSLSRSGKSAQISELEAMLPAAGSVSFTRQQAPLGLGHAVWCARDLIGDEPFALLLPDMVSFGARGCMAGLMDLYHEVGGNVVGVEQCAPEEASKYGIVGKGETVRHGFSVTEMVEKPAAGKAPSNYYLNGRYILQPEIFSILAHQTRGAGNEIQLTDGMLTLSQSQSFHAHPYEGRTFDCGSKQGFIEANVAFALARADIGDIVFESVRDMVLSHESRIRAA; encoded by the coding sequence ATGGACCGTGTCAGGACCGTCAGAAAAGCAGTAATCCCGGTTGCCGGAAACGGAACGAGGTTCCTCCCGGCGACAAAGGCAGTGCCCAAGGAGATGTTGACGATCGTCGACCGGCCAGTCGTTCAATATGCCGTGGATGAGGCCCGCCAGGCCGGAATCGAGCATATCGTCTTCGTCACCAGCCGGAACAAGCAGGTAATCGAGGACCATTTCGACGACGCGCCGGAACTCATCTCGTCGCTTTCACGCTCTGGCAAAAGCGCGCAGATTTCCGAACTCGAGGCCATGTTGCCGGCAGCCGGCTCGGTCAGCTTTACCCGCCAGCAGGCCCCCCTCGGTCTCGGGCACGCGGTATGGTGTGCGCGTGACCTGATCGGCGACGAGCCCTTCGCGCTTCTGCTGCCCGACATGGTCTCCTTCGGCGCGCGCGGTTGCATGGCCGGCCTCATGGATCTCTATCACGAGGTTGGCGGCAACGTCGTCGGCGTCGAGCAATGCGCCCCCGAGGAAGCATCGAAATACGGCATCGTCGGCAAGGGCGAGACGGTCCGGCACGGTTTCTCCGTGACCGAGATGGTCGAAAAGCCCGCCGCAGGAAAGGCGCCGTCCAACTACTATCTCAATGGTCGCTACATCCTTCAGCCGGAAATCTTCTCGATTCTGGCCCACCAGACGCGCGGCGCCGGCAATGAGATCCAGTTGACCGATGGCATGCTGACGCTTTCGCAATCCCAGTCCTTCCACGCGCATCCCTATGAGGGCCGCACCTTCGACTGCGGTTCGAAGCAGGGCTTCATCGAAGCCAATGTCGCCTTCGCGCTTGCTCGTGCGGACATCGGCGATATCGTTTTCGAATCCGTCCGCGACATGGTTCTGTCTCACGAAAGCCGCATCCGGGCGGCATAA
- the exoO gene encoding succinoglycan biosynthesis glycosyltransferase ExoO, producing MTRPAIDKVPDVTFVVAAYNSADTIVRAIESALAQEGVTVEVVVVDDRSADATPALVAAIPDPRVRLIALDRNRGPGGARNAGIDAARGRWIAVLDSDDTVRADRLRRMIERADTAGAQIAVDNLDVVSLDGRSLRMFSEADLARLPQLTLPAFIESNVLFRSEHNFGYMKPIFERRFLENQQLRFDETLRIGEDYILLASALACGGRCAVEPSAGYIYHIREGSISRVLRLDHIDAMIAADEAFLRRYALDGPAQKMQRRRMRGFREARSFLVLVEQLKKRSLAGAFKTALADPVALRHLSMPIAARLRRLAARFVHPSSHSAPRAAPMTAAAERSPLGNDPQ from the coding sequence ATGACCCGTCCGGCGATCGATAAGGTCCCCGACGTCACATTCGTCGTGGCCGCCTATAATTCCGCGGACACGATCGTGCGCGCGATCGAAAGCGCACTGGCGCAGGAAGGCGTGACCGTCGAGGTCGTCGTCGTCGACGATCGCTCGGCAGATGCGACGCCCGCGCTCGTGGCGGCAATCCCGGATCCCCGGGTCCGCCTGATCGCCCTCGATCGCAACCGCGGTCCGGGCGGCGCGCGCAATGCCGGCATCGACGCGGCGCGCGGCCGGTGGATCGCCGTTCTCGATTCGGACGACACGGTCCGGGCGGACCGGCTCAGGCGGATGATCGAACGAGCGGACACGGCCGGGGCGCAGATCGCCGTCGACAATCTCGACGTGGTGTCGCTGGACGGGCGCAGTCTCAGGATGTTCTCCGAAGCCGACCTCGCCCGGCTGCCGCAGCTCACGCTTCCCGCCTTCATCGAATCCAACGTGCTCTTTCGATCCGAGCACAATTTCGGCTACATGAAACCGATCTTCGAGCGCCGTTTTCTGGAAAACCAGCAGCTTCGCTTCGACGAGACGCTGCGCATCGGCGAGGACTACATCCTGCTGGCATCGGCGCTTGCCTGTGGCGGGCGCTGCGCGGTCGAGCCGTCCGCCGGCTATATCTATCATATCCGCGAGGGTTCCATCTCGCGTGTGTTGAGGCTCGATCATATAGACGCGATGATCGCCGCCGACGAAGCCTTCCTGCGCCGCTACGCGCTCGACGGCCCGGCGCAGAAAATGCAGCGCAGGCGCATGCGCGGCTTCCGCGAAGCTCGCTCGTTTCTGGTCCTCGTCGAGCAGTTGAAAAAGAGATCGTTGGCCGGTGCGTTCAAGACCGCGCTGGCCGACCCAGTTGCGCTCCGGCATCTCAGCATGCCGATCGCTGCCCGATTGCGCCGCCTTGCCGCGCGATTCGTGCATCCCTCCTCCCATTCGGCCCCCCGTGCCGCCCCCATGACGGCGGCGGCTGAACGATCCCCGCTGGGCAACGACCCCCAATAA
- the exoM gene encoding succinoglycan biosynthesis glycosyltransferase ExoM has product MPNKTLHIDIGVCTYRRPELAETLRSLAAMNVPERASLRVIVADNDAEPSARALVEGLRPQMPFDILYVHCPHSNISIARNCCLDNSTGDFLAFLDDDETVSGDWLIRLLETARITGAAAVLGPVRAHYGPTAPGWMRNGDFHSTLPVWVKGEIRTGYTCNALLRRDAASLHGRRFKLSLGKSGGEDTDFFAGMHSAGGMIAFSPEAWVHEPVPENRASLAWLAKRRFRSGQTHGRLLAEKANGLRQAWNVALAGAKSGFCATAAVLCFPSAARRNRFALRAVLHAGVISGLLGLKEIEQYGAREVTSA; this is encoded by the coding sequence ATGCCGAACAAAACGCTTCACATCGACATCGGCGTCTGCACGTACCGCCGGCCGGAGCTTGCCGAAACGCTTCGCTCGCTGGCTGCGATGAACGTGCCGGAGCGCGCCAGCTTGCGCGTCATCGTCGCCGACAACGACGCGGAACCGAGCGCCAGGGCTCTAGTCGAAGGGCTTCGGCCGCAGATGCCGTTCGACATCCTCTACGTTCACTGCCCGCACTCGAATATCTCGATCGCCCGCAATTGCTGCCTCGACAACAGCACCGGCGACTTCCTTGCCTTCCTCGATGACGACGAGACCGTTTCCGGCGACTGGCTGATCCGGCTTCTGGAAACGGCGCGCATCACGGGAGCCGCCGCCGTGCTCGGTCCCGTCAGGGCGCATTACGGGCCTACGGCTCCCGGCTGGATGCGCAACGGCGATTTCCACTCGACACTGCCGGTCTGGGTAAAGGGAGAAATCCGGACCGGATACACCTGCAATGCGCTGCTCAGGCGCGATGCGGCCTCGCTCCATGGCCGGCGCTTCAAGCTTTCGCTCGGCAAGAGCGGCGGCGAGGACACGGATTTCTTCGCCGGAATGCACAGCGCCGGCGGAATGATCGCCTTTTCGCCGGAAGCCTGGGTGCATGAGCCGGTACCGGAAAACAGGGCCTCGCTTGCCTGGCTCGCGAAGCGTCGTTTCCGCTCCGGACAGACCCATGGACGCCTTCTCGCCGAGAAAGCCAATGGCTTGCGTCAGGCCTGGAATGTCGCCCTTGCCGGCGCAAAGTCCGGCTTTTGCGCAACTGCCGCGGTCCTCTGCTTTCCTTCGGCCGCAAGGCGGAACCGCTTTGCGCTACGCGCCGTACTGCATGCCGGCGTCATCAGCGGCCTGCTGGGGCTGAAGGAAATCGAACAATACGGAGCCCGCGAGGTGACCTCGGCATGA
- the exoA gene encoding succinoglycan biosynthesis glycosyltransferase ExoA produces the protein MSSDELTSTSSLIVIPCLNEASHIEALIEKLRPSLTPLNARVVIADGGSTDGTREIARRLATEDPRVLFLDNPKRIQSAAVNRAVAELGAGSDYLIRIDAHGTYPDDYCERLVEDALATGADSVVVAMQTVGFSTFQKATAFAQNSKLGNGGSKHRTGAVGHWAEHGHHALMRIEAFEAVGGYDESFSHNEDAELDYRLGKAGYRIWMTDKTSMVYYPRAKLVPLFWQYFGYGRGRAKNFLKHRAMPGLRQMLPLAVAPIAFGALLAIVNWMAVVPVGVWAAACLGYGVWMALGQRNPYGPLAAVAAMVMHLAWSAGFWRELLDFRRRVA, from the coding sequence ATGAGCTCCGATGAACTGACGTCCACGTCGAGCCTTATCGTCATACCCTGCCTCAACGAGGCCTCGCATATCGAGGCGCTGATCGAAAAGCTGCGTCCGTCGCTCACGCCCTTGAACGCGCGGGTGGTCATTGCCGACGGCGGCAGCACGGACGGAACGCGGGAGATCGCCCGTCGCCTTGCCACTGAGGATCCGCGGGTGCTCTTCCTCGACAATCCGAAGCGGATACAAAGCGCGGCGGTCAATCGCGCCGTCGCCGAACTCGGCGCCGGCAGCGACTACCTGATCCGCATCGACGCCCACGGGACCTATCCAGACGATTATTGCGAGCGGCTTGTCGAGGACGCGCTGGCGACCGGCGCGGATTCGGTCGTGGTCGCCATGCAGACCGTCGGTTTCAGCACCTTCCAGAAGGCAACGGCCTTCGCGCAGAACTCCAAGCTCGGCAATGGCGGCTCGAAGCACCGCACCGGTGCCGTCGGGCACTGGGCCGAGCACGGTCATCATGCATTGATGCGCATCGAAGCCTTCGAGGCTGTTGGAGGCTATGACGAGAGCTTCAGCCACAACGAGGACGCCGAACTCGACTATCGCCTCGGAAAAGCGGGCTACCGGATCTGGATGACCGACAAGACGAGCATGGTCTACTATCCCCGTGCCAAGCTCGTCCCGCTGTTTTGGCAGTATTTCGGCTACGGCCGCGGCCGGGCAAAGAACTTCCTCAAGCACCGGGCAATGCCGGGGCTCAGGCAGATGCTGCCGCTTGCGGTGGCACCCATCGCTTTCGGCGCGCTTCTCGCGATCGTCAACTGGATGGCCGTGGTGCCGGTGGGGGTTTGGGCTGCCGCGTGCCTCGGCTATGGCGTCTGGATGGCGCTCGGCCAGCGTAATCCTTACGGACCGCTTGCAGCCGTTGCAGCCATGGTCATGCACCTTGCCTGGTCCGCCGGGTTCTGGCGGGAACTCCTCGACTTCCGCCGCAGGGTGGCCTGA